One Rhinolophus ferrumequinum isolate MPI-CBG mRhiFer1 chromosome X, mRhiFer1_v1.p, whole genome shotgun sequence genomic window, ACAGAGATGACAGACCTGAGTTAAGTCTTTTTGAGGTAAGGCCTCTCATTCCCTCCACCATTATCCTAGATATAGATTCAGAAGATTCTTTGAAATATTGTTAGACTGAGCTTTAAAAGCAGTTTGAATCAGGAATTTTCCTTGTCCATTTTGTGTGACTGCAGGTGGGACATCCTTTTGTATATTCTGTTGTGTTAGACTCTGTTTAGAGGCACTAGGACATTtttttgtggaggaaaaaaaccctttatttttagaatagtaTTACAGATAATTGACAATATCAATCAGTTCCATTTCTTATAAGGTacttgtcaggattaaatgacatactgCATTTAAAGTATATTGCCTGacagtaagtactcagtaaatgttagctattatcagcaattatgattatttatatgtgttgtttttttttcatttggagaaTGGGTTCTTAAGCTTTGTATtagaagggagaaagaggaaagaaaggaaagaaaggaaatgaaacaattaTAGGAGACTAAATGTTAAAAGTCATTAAGCCACCTTGTGGTTTATCTAGAAATCCACTAGATGGATTTAGTAATAGACCTGAAGAGAAACCTTCATAATTCAGAAACGCCGCACGCGAATTTGTTTGCTAATAcagtcattttgaaaatactagCAAAGTTCACCTAGTAAAtcctattttgaaatatttaataaaaatgaccttgtatatacagagggtgccaaaaaaatgtatacacattttaagaaaggaaaaatattaaaattgtaatactcaatacatactgataacaaaagatgaatacaagtcatgtgtatacatttttttggcacccccctgTATATCTCCCACTACTGTTTTTATAGTTGATCTGCCTATATTGGGGAAGATTGATAGaagtgtgattgtgtgtgtgtgtgtgtgtgcacatttcttaaaattaataaactaactgggttattttacttttactttgtgTTTAATTTGTTAATGAGCTAAATTCCCAAGTAGTTTCAATATTGCTGTCACTTTAGATAGCCACTTTCAGACGAGTAGGGcatgatttattttgttgctttatgTTACCTGAGGTTGTGTTTACATAAAAAAGTGTTTCattagaaaaaggaacaaatgtaTCCTTTTGTTCTATGGACTGTAATGGTCCGGCAGCCGGCAGTTGAGATCCTGCCACTTTCATTTACTCTCCTTTAGGGGAAGTGGGCTATAGCAGGTTTGGATGGACCactcttttaaattttactaataCTGTGGCATTTACTGCAAAATCCTCTGTACAAATTGCATTCTGCGTGTAGTGGAAGCAGCAGTTATAGCCAGTTGCTTAGCCCTTTCCTGTGGCAGGAAGTGGAATCACAGACTGGTAGAACTTTATAACTGAAAGAGACCTTAGACTTTAGGTACATAGGTCTCTTCATTTTCTGTACCAGGAAATGaagagtttcctttttaaaaggctGGGACAAGACCTAGATCTCCAGCTAGCTGTCCTGTAGAAAACTTGAACTCAAAAGGTAGCTACCTCAAATACTATTTTTAGAAGTGGGTGATACATAAACAAAAGTGAATAACTTAAAGAACACTATGTTGAAATGAAACAGAGTAGTCCACAAATTGGGTGCGTGGAAGGAAACAATGGATGTCAGTGTGTGTATCTTTAAGAATTGCAACTATTGAGAGACATCTGGCAGTTTGTGAATGATTCCACCCTCCCAGGAAAGGTTTAAGAGAATTAGTTTCTCTACATAAGGAGGGCATAGCTAATACTTTTCAAAGTGAGTGGATTCTCagttctgatgatttttttttaagtttaaatatgaGTATCTCCAACattcaactttattttctattttcagggACCGATTTGCTTAGTGGTATAATTCCTGAACTCTGTCAGAAATATCCagatttaaatttcataattGGAGGAGAGGGACCAAAGAGAATCATTTTGGAAGAAGTACGGGAAAGATACCAGCTACATGACAGGTATTGATGGATTCCATATTATCTTGGGTGAGAAAATATCAGTTACCTAAATTCAGTTTGGGCTCCATGCCTATGTTAAGTGGGCTGCTTCTCCTACACATACTTAATGTAAACATGTAACGCAAAGcctatttcaaaacatttatatataatgggAAACCTAGTTAAAGAATTCACATTTTTTCCCGTTAGCCCAATATTATTTGACTTTACAGGGCAGTGATTTTGGAGGCACCCTAGAAGGCACAAAAAACCAACTGCTTTGATTGgaaatgtttgcagatttttaAGGCACACTGAGTTGTGATTTGAATAGCATGGCCCACATCATGTCAATTGCTCTGCACATGCAGATTCAAACATTTCTCTTCCTCAGTTACTTAGATAACGTGAGGTGTGTGCCTGTGAAGCAGCAGTTTAAAAGGGACAGTTTCCTGTTTAGTAATGACACTTTAACATTTACTCATCAAagtgtattaatattttcattaaatgcaAACTAATTTTGGAAAAGGTGAAATTTGATATATGTGACGAAAGTCAGGAATATGTTAACTGAGTTTAACCAAACAGCTTTATAATCATTTAGCTCAAAGTTTGGCAATATTACTCTTTTGAGGTGGCAAACGTTAGAACCAGAAGGAATAGAAGTATAATATGAATAGCACACTTGgcctataaattatatttcttttctagcatgaattttcactttcctcttctctcattttaaaaatcagagtgcGTCTCTTGGGAGCCTTAGAACATAAGGATGTTAGAAATGTCTTAGTTCAAGgacatatttttcttaatacGTCCCTCACCGAAGCATTCTGCATGGCAATTGTGGAAGCAGCCAGTTGTGGTTTACAGGTAAAAAGCTTTGAGGGCTTATATTATGGGGATTTCTGTACTTGTATTTTGAAAACTAACCAGACACATTCCataataatttttacattggttttgcttattttctcttgtgaTACGAGTTATGCTGGattgtgtattcttttttttttctttttaaggttgtAAGTACCAAGGTTGGTGGAATTCCTGAAGTACTTCCAgaaaatcttattattttatgtGAACCTTCTGTAAAATCTTTGTGTGAGGGACTGGAAAAAGCTATTTCCCAACTGAAGTCAGGAACATTGCCAGCTCCAGAAAATCTCCATAACATAGTAAAGACTTTCTACACGTGGAGGAATGTTGCCGAGAGAACTGAAAAAGTATGTCATGTGCCAAGAAAAGGGTATTTGAAGATTGTGTCTGAATTCCTGATTCATGTATACGTTTGCCTTTTCTTATACAGGTTTACCATTTCTGTTCTATTGCTTAAGCTTATGAAGTCTCTTCCAAATGAAAAGAAGTGCACTAATGGATTACTTTTGGTATATGCTAGACTTCAAGTTTTTAGTCAAATCATTGGATTTGACATCTGAAAACAGTAGTAATGCAGTGTAGACCTTTCATTAAACTGGGCATAAAGAAGTTACAGAATTTTCTAGAAGCCACAACCATTAGAGGCAAAACTAATATTAAAACCTACTGTTGGACATTTTCTTGAAGCTGTTTATAATTCTGAAGTGTATAGGTCTATTAgaaaataatggttttatttaaacTCTGATTGCAGAAACTTTGTAACTTGTTAATATTTAATTCAGGCTACTTTCTAAAACTCTTGTGTCACTTTTGCTAACTGCTGTGATTTTCTACAGGaaaaggatttttgcatcttttggCTGATTGAGAACCTAAGTTAGAATTCAAAAGGCACATGACAAATGTCGGAAATAGGATCACAAATAAAAAGCAGCAATAGAGAATTTCCAAAAGGACAGGTACAGGAAATAGATTAATACCCTTAGGTGGGAGAGTATGGTTGTGGGAAATGCTTTCTGGTTTCGAGTTAGGGACTTCATTTATTCTACTCAGTTTCGTCCGTCCTTTGTTTAAGTACTTTCGTTACTTCGTCTGCCTCATGCCTTTTATTACCATGTAAACAAGCTGGATGGAAACACCCTGCTTCttagtacagtggtacctcggttttcaaacatctccattgatgaacatttcagtttatgaatgccgtacattttatggatctatggtatcattagatagtaaaattcatgctaaatttgcagttttaggggttgattttaaaggtctggaatggattaatccattttgcattactttctatggggaaaccacaCCTCGGTTTTCGAACTTTTCAGAACTCGAAtagtcttctggaatggattacgttcgaaaactgaggtaccactgtatatagAAATTGAGAACCAGACAGTCAGTCAGTTGGGAACATGGAGAAGATAGTTTAGACTAGTGCTTTATGCTATCATTGTAGTCAGTGGAGCACCTAGTTTCTAGCCTGAAGATGGAGCTGTGTAAACAGAATAGCTCTTTCCTGCAAAGCTTTCTTACTTGGTTTAAATTGTAAATTCCTGTACATAAGATGAACCCATATTTGAATATAAGTGCAAAAATTGTCATACCCATTTTCCATTGAACTGTACAATATTTGAGTTAAACACTTTTGACTGAAATGTCTCTGAGACACTCaccttctagaagttttacagtaCCTCCACCCAGATGAAATAACTACCTTTTCCTGGGTTTCCTTTGAAGTTGGAGTGTAGCACTGATTACCTGCTAGGAGTACATGTCAGAATCACCTAGGTATCCTTTTCAGGGTCTGTTCATTCCATCTTTGTGTCCCCCGGCCTCTTCAGCCACTGCCTAGATTCTAATATGACTTTTTAGGAGCAGAGGTGGCATTTGGTGATGGTTGGCAGGGCTATTTGGTCAGACTGGTTTTTTCAGTGATACTCCACTCTACCCCGTTTCCCCAAATCagaaataagacctggccggaccatcagctctaatgcatcttttggagcaaaaattaatgtaagaccccgtcttattttactataatataagacccggtcttatctaacataatataatataagacagatcttatattagtttttgctccaaaagacacattagagctgatggtccagctaggtcttatttccggggaaacagtattgagaaccactgctctgtaaCTCGTGGCTTTACTTTCTTGATCGACCTGTAAACCTCAGAAGTCTGAGCCATTGTAGATAGTAAATTTGGGACAAAGAACTCTGATTTTTTGTCAACATATGTTAAAGGAGCTAATTAGGATTTTTTAAACCATGACTTTTAAGGTCTTGCTTGAAGTGATAgtaaaaatctgtatttgttttctattttatattctgtggTGATTTATAGTATACATTCAGAAAAAAGTCCTTGTGTATAGTGGATTGGCCTATAGAGAATGCCTACCATTCTCTTCATAGTAGTAAATTACTTTGTCATTTAAGGTCAAAATTTGATTGACACAGAAATAAAGGTTGACACGCAGGTCGGTCTGTAGTTGCTCTTTTAATTCTACCTGTCCCACACAGGACACCTCAATGCCTTTGAACTTCTCCTCCTTAATTTGTGCTATTTAGAAACTTGAATAAATTGTAATTCGCCTATCTTAGCATAATTGTCAACATACTTTTGATTCAGAGGTATTCCAGATGTCCTCAAGGTGAAGCCCTGGTGAAAACACCCTGTATCTTTCAAAGGCCATTGGCCTTTAGGACTTACACTGCACGTCATAAGTTTCTTGAGTTCAAAAGGAGATGGTTTACAGATCTGATATGTGAGAAGCACAAGTAATGCTCAaatgagtttaaaaaattaatgttggCTCATTTTATGTGTTCagaataagaatgtttaaagatctttgttttttcctcatatttCTGAGTTTAGTGCCTAGCAGTGCTGTAAAAAGCAAGCCACCTAGTATCAATTCTCAGcaataaactttgttttctttgccagTGTTTGACCTGTACCCGCCACGAAGATTTCCCCCGtttcttttccctcttatttGGAATCCGTGAAATGTTTCTGTACATTCTCAGCCTCCGTGCTCAGCAACACAGCTTCACGTGGCTGTGGAAAGAAGAGCTGCTCTGTACCCAGAAAGAATCACACTAGCTTGTCACTCTCTGATTGTGGTTGATGTCTGCCAGGTAGCGCGGTGAGGGCTTCTCCGCCGAGTCAAGGAACCTTAGAAGGCCTGTTCTGCTTCAGGGAGTCACTGCTGAATTAAACATGGCCTTGACAGAGGCGACCCGAAGAACGGTTCCAGCTTCTCAGGACTTTAGAATTCTCGTAGTTGGTTAAAAGTGATGGTGGTCCCTAGGAGAACAGGACCCGTGGCATGTTCGTCTTTGTATGGCATGGCGTCTAGCCTGGTGTTTTGTCCATGATAAGCACTGCATGAGTGTTGAATCAGAAGGCAGTAATTTTGTAATGAATTTCATAAGCCACATCGTTCCCTATAACAACAACAAGATTTAAGCGACTTCTGTTTACATCTGTAAAACATTCCTGGTCGTTGCTTATTGTGGGTCAGAGTGCTCATTCTCGGCCTCTTTCCTGCCAGGTGTACGACCGGGTGGCAGGAGAAGCTGTGTTACCGATGGACAGACGACTGGACAGACTCATCTCTCACTGTGGCCCAGTAACAGGCTGCATTTTTGCTTTGTTGGCCGTATTCaactttctcttcctcattttcttgAGATGGATGACTCCAGATTCTGTCATTGATGTTGCAATAGATGCCACAGGGCCAAAGGGTGCCTGGACTCATCAATATCCTTACAGTAAAAAACGGGGTGAGAATAATGAGATATGTAAAATCAGGTAGAAGGAAGCCTGGATTGgaagtttttaaacatttgtaatCATTCTATCAAGACTATTGAAAATaaccttgctctttcttttttttaaaagttaatttagtAAGTTATGCTACCTCTATATcattcaatgttttattttgaggaaagagaaaaacttaTGCAATTCCTGAGTGTAGAAACTCCTTgcacttatttaaaatttaagagagaACATTTAAGCCACTCAGGTATGACCTTTCCCAGACTACTGAAATCCCTCTAGCAGAGatgttttcatattatattttggGAGCTTTGGGTGCTGAAGGGCCAAATgttttctggacatttttttgGCCAATTTTAAGTGTTCTATCATTAACTAGATAGCTACCAGATGTTTACAAGTCACATTCTTGGACATTTATCATGTATACTCAGTGTTACAAGTGATCAGCAGGTTTCGTGAGTGGAAGGATCCGTCACTTACCAGCGTgttttaagcacctactatgtggagAACACTGAGCTAAATACTTCCTGCCGTGAAGGACCAGGGTACATTTGCTGTTTATCATTCAAATGACTGACTTCACTGCGATCACAGTTGACATGAAATGGTGAAATATCCAACATGCCAAAAATGCTCATGCTTTTACTACGAGGAAACAATTGCCCCCATGCTCCGGGTACTTCTTTGAGCCTGTTGTACGCATTCTCCTAGGTGGAGCCGTCATCTTCAGTTGTGATGATGAAAATGCCGTTTGCTTTTTAATTACTAGGGACCGATATCACTGTTGATGAGAATGCAGAGAAAAACCCTCCACCGCTTTCAGTGTATAATTTAGTCCTCTGTAAATGCCTTTGTGTTTTCCGAACAGAATGTATGAGGTATGCCATCTCAAACTCAGATGCTACCCTGTACCTTTGAGAGAAGTCACTTCCCTTCACTTGTGGCCTACCTGATGTCTGATATGTATTGTCAGTGTGCAAAAGTCTTTACCCCCAGGATGTTTTGTTTATAGCGAATTGAGTCTGAAAATTGTAGGAACACAAGTCTCTTTGTGGATGGATGTGTTGCTAACTGTACTTGTTGTCCAGAGCCATGGGTTTTTGAACCCCAAATTATCCACATGGTGTGTCTTATTATGGGACTCCTTAGAATAAATTTTTGTGATAAAGGACTGAAATCAAAAGAATGAGGCACGTGTGGGTGCACTAGATAGATTCTGCCAGTATTGTGATTCtgtacaggattttttttaatgacaatattTACAAAACTTCTTGTTGGAAAGTATCTTAACATGCCTAGTAACTGGATGCCACTGatatagaagaaatatatttgtgtttcctACTAAAACACAGATGCAAGagtgtaatttttaaagtctAGAAATTAAGGGTTCTTCAGTAAAGAAAAATGGACTGACCCAAACCATTAAATCTTTTTGGGATTTTTATGCAAAGAAATTGATTTATGTAAATATGGAATAAACAGTGCCAATATTCATGATAAAGCGTGATCTGTaacatttggttttatttaatcagtaatttttaaaagcatactactattttttcttacctttttatttcttggaaatttttcagaattgtcacttgattattgtcatttatttcagaTGGAAATAGGATTTAAAGTTCTTGCATGTGTAATTTgcgaattatttttcttttaacaaatggaAGTAAATTTGCTTGTTCTAGTAAATCTTAATTTTAGATTTCCCAGATACCTTAATTGTAACTATCAGTGTTGCACTGGTCAATATGTGGAAACATATTGTTTTATCCTGCTACTTACAATTATTTGAAAGTGATCTTGCGGTGATGAAGAGtttatgaaaaatacattgtatttcttttgatGTTACAAAAAGTAGCCCATGTAAAACTGATCTATGAAAACATGCTACATGTccaaaaataaagaccaaaatgaCATTTTGACAATTTTCTGAGTATGTCTTTTTCTATGAACAGCACTCCCCCCACGTCCCTCCCTTGCACGCTTTCTTTTTCAGTGCAATTTGATTTGTTGATTGGTCTGTTAGTAAAACAGGAAGTATCCTTCTATTGATGAATCTCTGTCATCTTTTCTTTCTAGAGTGCTTCTCTCTTTTACTCATGGAATAGTAAGTTCAATTGTGCCTTTGTTTCCTGATCcaaataaattcttgttttgtACTGTGCTAGAGTTACTGCATGAGACAAGTGAATACATCTATTAACTGTTGTGTATGTGAAGTATGTAATTACACTTTATCTTGTGAgctattttaagagaaatttgaattttgatttccTTTACAGAAACCAAGCTTCTCCCACCCCTTTTGTTGGAAGCAGCGGAAAGCATCACCTACATTGGTATGTTCcgatttctcttttgtttttttttttaagatttttttttttttattggggaaggggaaaaggactttattggggaacagtgtgtacttctgggactttttccaagtcaagttgttgttcttttcaatcttagttgtggaaggcacagctcaaatccaggtccagtcgccgttgttaaTTACATGGTGCGCAGCCcagggagtccaaccggcaattTTGTGGTTGAGATCTTActctccagccaactgagccacccgggagctgagaggcagctcattgacttcattctagttgtggagggcacagctcactggcccatgtgggaattgaaccggcagccccgttgcccagagctcgcgctctaaccagctgagccacctgtccgccctgTTCCGATTTCTTACACCGAAACTTGTTTATGGCAAAGTCAAGGTATCATGGATCTgtgttcacttttatttatttatttattttaagggttttataaaatatagctaatacacaattttatattagtttcacatgtacattGTAGTTATTtaacagtacccacctggaaatatagatagttattaccatattattgattatattccctatgctaaagaagtgatcaccatcataagtccaacaaccatctgacactgtacacgctatcacagtattagtgactatatttcctatgctgtacattatatcaccatgacttgtttgttttatatctggaactttgaacctcttactcccctttATCTTTtcacccccttttttttattagtttcaggtgcacaaaacaatgtaatagttagacgtttatcatttatgtccctcacacagtgacaacccccctccccccatccactatccctctgacatctcacacagccattacatttccgctgtgtctattcctaatgctgtactctgcttcttgtaaccatatatgtatgtatatatatatatatatgtatatatatatatgtatatatatatgaacttgtAGTTGATActcattattgtttagcttcagcttcaggtcaCTTTTGTGAAGTATTTTTAAAGGCCTCTCTAGCCTTCTCTGCATTCCCAAAAGAATCTGGCTAGATGTTATCATATTGTATCATCCTGTGgctggattttttaaataatgaaattctgaAAACTGAATTCTATACAGAATTTGGTTTCTATTCAACAGTACTTTGGggagttgatttttctttattttttatcatttatgtttGGCTATGGCTCAATGGTCAActggatgtggggtgtgtgtgtgaaaggggtGGCAGTGTTGTGCCCGTTcggacatgtggcagtgtctggagacatttctggttgttACAGCAGGATGGGAGTGAGGCATTGGCATCGAGTGTGTTGAAGTCAGGGATGCTGCTAGATATCCTACAGTGCTTTCAGACAGCCCCCCACCACAGAGAATTATCTGGCTCAAAATGTCAGTAGTTCTGATGCTGAGTGACCCTGGTACTGTAGATCATTTCATCTCTTGTAAAAGATACTGTGAATTAACTCCTTCCGTAGCTTTTTTCATGCATCTCAGATGTCAAGATGGTCTCTCAGAGGTAGTATAGACATCCATTTGAAGCTTGAAAAAGTTGAGCTGCTCATGGCCAACTTTTCTGGTATGTAAAACAAAGTACAGCCAATcgtgttttaaatgaaaatcaaagccaAAACAAGATTGAATAACGTGATAATAATGCAGTATACATCACCGGGCTGACATGAATAAATGATTGCCTTCTTAGAGTACAGTTGAAGAAAGAGACATGAAAAGAGCTAAAATACTTGTGTTCATCCATGTATTTTCACACATTGGCACTCTACTAGGTAATCTCAACTTGGTAAAGTCAACCCTATATGTTAATATTTGTTCTTGACAATGGAAACGACACGAGATC contains:
- the PIGA gene encoding phosphatidylinositol N-acetylglucosaminyltransferase subunit A isoform X1, with product MAYRRRGRHGHPRSATRYRAGRGNLYTFRTRTHNICMVSDFFYPNMGGVESHIYQLSQCLIERGHKVVIVTHAYGNRKGIRYLTNGLKVYYLPLKVMYNQSTATTLFHSLPLLRYIFVRERVTIIHSHSSFSAMAHDALFHAKTMGLQTVFTDHSLFGFADVSSVLTNKLLTVSLCDTNHIICVSYTSKENTVLRAALNPEIVSVIPNAVDPTDFTPDPFRRHDSIITIVVVSRLVYRKGTDLLSGIIPELCQKYPDLNFIIGGEGPKRIILEEVRERYQLHDRVRLLGALEHKDVRNVLVQGHIFLNTSLTEAFCMAIVEAASCGLQVVSTKVGGIPEVLPENLIILCEPSVKSLCEGLEKAISQLKSGTLPAPENLHNIVKTFYTWRNVAERTEKVYDRVAGEAVLPMDRRLDRLISHCGPVTGCIFALLAVFNFLFLIFLRWMTPDSVIDVAIDATGPKGAWTHHRCLQVTFLDIYHVYSVLQVISRFREWKDPSLTSVF
- the PIGA gene encoding phosphatidylinositol N-acetylglucosaminyltransferase subunit A isoform X2, which gives rise to MAYRRRGRHGHPRSATRYRAGRGNLYTFRTRTHNICMVSDFFYPNMGGVESHIYQLSQCLIERGHKVVIVTHAYGNRKGIRYLTNGLKVYYLPLKVMYNQSTATTLFHSLPLLRYIFVRERVTIIHSHSSFSAMAHDALFHAKTMGLQTVFTDHSLFGFADVSSVLTNKLLTVSLCDTNHIICVSYTSKENTVLRAALNPEIVSVIPNAVDPTDFTPDPFRRHDSIITIVVVSRLVYRKGTDLLSGIIPELCQKYPDLNFIIGGEGPKRIILEEVRERYQLHDRVRLLGALEHKDVRNVLVQGHIFLNTSLTEAFCMAIVEAASCGLQVVSTKVGGIPEVLPENLIILCEPSVKSLCEGLEKAISQLKSGTLPAPENLHNIVKTFYTWRNVAERTEKVYDRVAGEAVLPMDRRLDRLISHCGPVTGCIFALLAVFNFLFLIFLRWMTPDSVIDVAIDATGPKGAWTHQYPYSKKRGENNEICKIR